The following are encoded in a window of Bacillus sp. SORGH_AS_0510 genomic DNA:
- a CDS encoding carbon-nitrogen family hydrolase — MKLNISCIQMDIAFGNPTENYLAAERLIEMAMETKPDILVLPELWTTGYDLTRLDEIADKQAKQTIQFLQESAKKYQVHFVGGSVANHNENGVKNTLIIINKEGQLIHQYSKLHLFKLMDEHLYLEAGTEKGLFQLDNQSFAGVICYDIRFPEWIRAHSSEGAEALFVVAEWPKPRLTHWRALLISRAIENQCYVIACNRSGSDPNNKFAGHSMIIDPWGEVIAEAGEAEEILSAELNMDLVKDIRSQIPIFADRKPEYYR, encoded by the coding sequence TTGAAATTAAATATTTCTTGTATACAAATGGATATCGCCTTTGGTAATCCAACTGAAAACTATCTTGCCGCAGAAAGACTAATCGAAATGGCAATGGAAACCAAACCTGACATTCTCGTCTTACCTGAACTTTGGACTACCGGATATGACTTAACACGACTTGATGAAATTGCAGATAAGCAAGCGAAACAAACGATACAATTTCTACAGGAGTCAGCTAAAAAGTATCAAGTTCATTTCGTGGGAGGATCCGTTGCAAACCATAATGAAAACGGAGTAAAAAACACTTTGATCATCATTAACAAAGAAGGCCAATTGATCCACCAATATAGTAAATTGCATTTATTCAAGCTCATGGATGAGCACCTTTACTTAGAGGCAGGTACAGAAAAAGGCTTATTCCAATTAGACAATCAGTCGTTTGCTGGGGTTATTTGTTATGACATTCGTTTTCCAGAATGGATCCGAGCTCATAGTTCAGAGGGGGCTGAGGCGCTATTTGTTGTTGCGGAATGGCCCAAACCTCGCCTAACTCACTGGAGAGCCTTGCTAATTTCTCGTGCCATTGAAAATCAATGCTATGTAATTGCATGTAATCGTTCTGGAAGCGATCCTAATAACAAATTTGCCGGGCACAGTATGATAATTGATCCTTGGGGTGAGGTCATCGCTGAAGCTGGAGAGGCAGAAGAAATTCTATCTGCAGAATTAAATATGGACCTTGTCAAAGATATTCGCAGCCAAATTCCAATCTTCGCAGACAGAAAGCCAGAATATTACCGTTAG
- a CDS encoding pyridoxal phosphate-dependent aminotransferase — protein sequence MKQFPPSELLNSLPKQFFAGLVKKVGEYIAEGHDVINLGQGNPDQPTPEHIVSKLQEAAANPINHKYSPFQGHRYLKQAAADFYFREYGVTINPDKEVAILFGGKAGLVEIPQCLLNPGDTILVPDPGYPDYWSGVALAKADMVTMPLREKNAFLPDYNELSSDTLSKAKVMFLNYPNNPTGAVATEEFFIETVKLANDHNICVVHDFAYGAIGFDGHRPISFLETEGAKEVGIEIYTLSKTYNMAGWRVGFAVGNESVISAIELLQDHLYVSIFGAVQEAAATALTGSQDCVKELNELYERRKGVLINGLRSIGWDVKAPNGSFFAWLKVPDGYTSAQFAEILLDQAHIMVAPGIGFGEFGEGFVRVGLLSSEDRLAEAVRRISCLEMFKK from the coding sequence ATGAAACAATTTCCACCATCAGAGCTTTTAAATAGTCTGCCAAAACAATTTTTTGCAGGCCTTGTAAAGAAGGTTGGTGAGTATATTGCCGAAGGGCATGACGTTATAAATTTAGGACAAGGAAACCCTGATCAGCCAACACCGGAACATATCGTGTCCAAATTACAGGAGGCGGCAGCTAACCCGATCAATCATAAATATTCTCCGTTTCAGGGGCATAGATATTTAAAGCAGGCTGCAGCTGATTTTTACTTTAGAGAGTATGGCGTAACGATCAATCCTGATAAGGAAGTGGCTATCCTTTTTGGGGGCAAAGCAGGACTTGTGGAGATTCCTCAATGTTTGTTAAATCCGGGTGATACCATTCTTGTACCCGATCCTGGCTATCCGGATTATTGGTCGGGGGTTGCACTGGCAAAAGCAGACATGGTTACAATGCCATTGAGGGAGAAAAATGCATTTTTACCTGACTACAACGAACTTTCTTCCGATACGTTATCAAAAGCAAAGGTCATGTTTCTGAATTACCCTAATAATCCTACTGGTGCTGTTGCCACTGAAGAATTTTTCATAGAAACAGTGAAACTAGCAAACGATCACAATATTTGTGTTGTTCATGATTTTGCTTACGGTGCCATCGGTTTCGACGGTCATAGACCAATCAGTTTCCTAGAAACCGAAGGGGCAAAAGAAGTAGGAATCGAGATCTACACACTATCTAAAACCTATAATATGGCGGGCTGGCGTGTTGGTTTTGCTGTGGGGAATGAGAGTGTGATTTCAGCGATTGAACTTCTTCAGGATCATCTTTATGTAAGTATATTTGGAGCTGTTCAGGAAGCAGCAGCTACTGCCTTAACTGGGTCTCAAGATTGTGTAAAAGAATTAAACGAACTGTATGAACGCAGAAAAGGTGTGTTAATTAACGGTCTACGTTCGATTGGGTGGGATGTGAAAGCGCCTAACGGGTCTTTTTTTGCATGGCTTAAGGTACCAGACGGGTACACATCCGCACAATTTGCTGAAATCCTGCTTGACCAAGCACACATTATGGTTGCACCTGGTATTGGTTTTGGTGAATTCGGTGAGGGCTTTGTTCGTGTAGGGTTATTATCATCCGAAGATCGGTTGGCTGAAGCTGTCAGAAGAATTAGTTGTTTAGAAATGTTCAAAAAATAG
- the mtnK gene encoding S-methyl-5-thioribose kinase has product MSLLKQSTYQPLTEASAINLALDLNIFTEKADLTCKEIGDGNLNLVFHLVDQESGKSVIIKQALPYAKVVGESWPLTLKRATIEAEALKIFGHIAPNYVPKVYYTDEVLAVTVMEDLSHLIIARTGFIRGETYPLISKHLGEYLAKTIFFTSDYALTPAAKKAQVQKFINPELCKITEDLIFTDPFYDAETNEFEVGLKPEVEELWQDEELKFHVNVLKRTFLTEAESLLHGDLHTGSVFADNIETKVIDPEFAYYGPAGFDIGQVFANLLFQVIVNVPKRDLFLTHVETVWNVFEEQYTQLWNTENKEPLAKTPSFLQFQLAKFFEDSIGFAGCELIRRTIGLAHVADLDGIADEGSKLAAKRLTLKLGKVLVKQRKEIKDLPAFIRTVKEVL; this is encoded by the coding sequence ATGAGTCTACTAAAACAATCAACTTACCAACCATTAACTGAAGCCTCTGCTATTAACCTAGCTCTTGATTTAAATATTTTCACAGAAAAAGCTGACCTCACTTGTAAGGAAATTGGTGATGGCAATCTTAATCTTGTCTTTCACTTGGTAGATCAAGAATCAGGAAAAAGTGTCATTATTAAACAAGCGCTCCCTTATGCAAAGGTCGTAGGAGAAAGCTGGCCATTAACACTTAAACGAGCAACCATCGAAGCAGAAGCCTTAAAGATATTTGGTCATATTGCACCTAACTACGTTCCAAAGGTCTACTACACGGATGAAGTTCTAGCGGTAACTGTTATGGAGGACTTGTCCCACCTTATAATTGCTCGAACTGGCTTTATTAGAGGCGAAACGTACCCGCTTATTTCTAAGCACTTAGGAGAATATCTCGCTAAAACAATATTCTTCACTTCAGATTATGCCTTAACCCCTGCTGCAAAAAAGGCACAGGTACAGAAATTTATTAACCCAGAGCTTTGTAAGATAACTGAAGATTTAATCTTTACAGATCCGTTCTATGACGCGGAAACAAATGAATTTGAGGTTGGCTTGAAGCCTGAAGTAGAAGAGCTTTGGCAGGATGAAGAGCTAAAGTTCCACGTGAATGTATTGAAAAGAACCTTCTTAACTGAGGCTGAATCACTCCTTCATGGAGATTTGCATACTGGAAGTGTTTTTGCTGACAATATTGAAACAAAAGTTATCGATCCTGAATTTGCCTATTATGGACCTGCTGGTTTTGACATTGGTCAAGTATTTGCCAATCTACTCTTCCAAGTTATTGTGAATGTACCTAAGCGCGATTTGTTTCTAACTCATGTTGAAACAGTGTGGAATGTTTTTGAAGAACAATATACTCAATTATGGAATACTGAAAATAAAGAACCATTAGCTAAAACACCTTCATTTTTACAATTTCAACTGGCTAAATTCTTCGAAGATTCAATCGGCTTTGCCGGTTGCGAGTTAATCAGAAGAACTATTGGTCTCGCTCATGTAGCTGATTTAGATGGAATTGCTGATGAAGGATCAAAATTAGCTGCCAAACGTTTAACGCTAAAGTTAGGAAAAGTCCTTGTAAAACAGCGAAAAGAAATAAAAGACCTTCCTGCTTTCATTCGCACAGTTAAAGAAGTACTCTAA
- a CDS encoding aspartyl-phosphate phosphatase Spo0E family protein: MYKDSNNQYEMIEQIRAKRELMINSANTLGYTSEETIKYSQELDELINAYHREMGQASRPNEEVKIAFKQMIMIWPKVLV, encoded by the coding sequence TTGTACAAGGATAGTAATAACCAATATGAAATGATTGAACAGATCAGGGCCAAAAGGGAATTAATGATAAATAGTGCAAATACGCTAGGATATACAAGTGAGGAAACAATAAAATACAGCCAGGAACTAGATGAGCTAATAAATGCGTACCATAGAGAAATGGGACAAGCTTCTAGGCCAAATGAAGAAGTAAAGATTGCATTTAAACAAATGATCATGATTTGGCCTAAAGTTTTAGTTTAA
- a CDS encoding metalloregulator ArsR/SmtB family transcription factor translates to MQLNRLVAFYKTMGDPTRVRIVALLAKGPLHGQAIAGKLGLTAPTITHHLKKLREIHVVYERRDKNTIYFYLNESMIKQQAQVLTQLLEKRGEELGNMVEASMERQKVLDNFFTKDGKLKSIPAQRKKKLIVFEHIVKGLKAGTKYEEKDLNEYIKQFHDDFATIRREFIINHYMYRENSIYELNPEEMWAKP, encoded by the coding sequence ATGCAGCTAAACCGTTTAGTAGCCTTTTATAAAACTATGGGTGATCCAACAAGAGTAAGAATTGTTGCTCTATTAGCAAAAGGGCCTTTACATGGTCAGGCGATCGCTGGCAAACTTGGGCTAACAGCTCCGACCATTACTCATCATTTAAAAAAATTAAGGGAAATTCATGTGGTGTATGAAAGAAGAGATAAAAATACGATTTACTTCTATTTAAATGAATCAATGATTAAACAGCAGGCACAAGTTCTTACACAGCTGCTTGAAAAAAGAGGAGAGGAGCTTGGAAACATGGTAGAGGCTAGTATGGAAAGACAAAAGGTCTTGGATAATTTCTTTACGAAGGATGGTAAATTAAAAAGCATACCGGCACAAAGAAAGAAAAAATTAATCGTTTTTGAGCACATCGTGAAGGGGTTGAAAGCAGGAACAAAGTACGAAGAAAAAGATTTAAACGAGTATATTAAGCAATTCCATGATGATTTTGCAACAATCCGACGAGAATTCATTATTAATCATTATATGTATCGAGAAAACAGTATATATGAATTAAACCCAGAAGAAATGTGGGCTAAGCCATAA
- a CDS encoding acireductone dioxygenase, whose amino-acid sequence MAYITFQQKDDQIHEQEAVASFLESQEVIYENWDINKLPASLVEKYLLSDEEKEEILNSFEAEIADISARRGYKAQDVISLSENTPNLDVLLTNFKNEHHHTDDEVRFIVSGHGVFVIQGKDGEFFEVHLNPGDLISVPENTRHYFTLEEDRKVVAVRIFVTTEGWVPIYEKEEVKQ is encoded by the coding sequence ATGGCGTATATTACATTTCAACAGAAAGATGATCAAATTCATGAGCAGGAGGCAGTTGCAAGCTTCTTAGAAAGTCAGGAAGTCATTTATGAAAATTGGGATATTAACAAACTCCCTGCATCATTAGTAGAAAAATATCTTTTAAGTGATGAAGAAAAAGAAGAGATTTTAAATTCTTTCGAAGCTGAAATTGCCGACATTTCTGCGAGACGGGGATATAAAGCACAGGATGTGATTTCATTATCAGAAAACACACCTAATCTGGACGTATTACTTACTAATTTTAAAAACGAGCACCATCACACTGATGATGAAGTTCGTTTTATCGTAAGTGGTCATGGTGTTTTTGTCATTCAAGGAAAAGATGGAGAGTTTTTTGAAGTCCATTTAAATCCAGGTGATTTAATCTCAGTTCCAGAAAACACAAGACACTACTTTACATTAGAAGAAGATAGAAAGGTTGTCGCGGTAAGAATTTTTGTCACAACAGAAGGCTGGGTTCCAATTTACGAAAAGGAAGAAGTAAAGCAATAA
- a CDS encoding 2-oxoacid:acceptor oxidoreductase family protein — MAILPKKNELGFFEIRLESIGGLGANLAGKMLAEAGVLSLGLRGSNFSSYGSEKKGSPVKSFVRFCDPDVEIRDHSPIEQPHIVGVFHEALYKTVNVVSGLDAEGIVLVNTAREFDEVKKDLQLEYGTLAIIDALSIAVEEKTKVNTAMLGALYRILDFLDPESMRDVIRKTFTKKYPHLVEPNIRTFDRGYNEVKFKTYEVPEGAEGKAFTRPLPMLGYTTQEIGGALLAQANSIFKDLSGSRQGFLPEFKQETCINCAACDNVCPDFCFVWEEGEDKRGRKQMFLKGIDYQYCKGCLKCVEACPTDALGDLREMIGYADANRVKQNFPYVTGGSF; from the coding sequence ATGGCTATTTTACCGAAAAAAAATGAACTTGGATTTTTTGAAATCCGACTTGAATCAATTGGTGGCTTGGGGGCAAACCTTGCTGGAAAAATGTTGGCTGAGGCAGGTGTTCTTAGTCTTGGATTAAGAGGATCCAACTTTTCATCCTATGGGTCTGAGAAAAAAGGTTCTCCCGTAAAGAGTTTTGTCCGTTTTTGTGATCCGGATGTAGAAATTAGAGATCATAGTCCAATTGAACAACCACATATTGTTGGGGTTTTCCATGAGGCTTTATATAAGACAGTGAATGTAGTAAGCGGCTTAGATGCTGAAGGAATTGTACTGGTAAATACAGCAAGAGAATTTGATGAAGTGAAAAAGGATTTACAGCTTGAATATGGAACTTTGGCTATCATTGATGCACTCAGCATTGCGGTAGAAGAAAAAACAAAAGTAAATACAGCAATGCTTGGAGCATTATACAGAATACTAGACTTTTTAGATCCAGAATCAATGAGAGATGTTATTCGAAAAACATTTACAAAAAAATACCCACATCTGGTTGAACCTAATATCAGGACATTTGACCGAGGATATAATGAAGTGAAATTTAAGACTTATGAGGTACCTGAAGGGGCAGAGGGGAAGGCATTCACTCGTCCACTTCCAATGCTAGGGTATACAACTCAGGAAATTGGAGGAGCCCTTCTGGCTCAAGCAAATAGTATCTTCAAGGATTTAAGTGGTTCACGACAAGGATTTCTTCCGGAATTCAAACAAGAAACATGTATTAATTGTGCGGCTTGTGATAACGTTTGCCCAGATTTCTGTTTCGTTTGGGAAGAGGGAGAAGATAAGCGCGGCCGAAAGCAAATGTTCCTAAAAGGAATTGATTATCAATATTGTAAAGGCTGTTTAAAATGCGTAGAGGCATGTCCAACCGATGCTCTTGGGGATCTACGAGAAATGATTGGATATGCTGATGCTAACCGCGTGAAGCAAAACTTTCCTTATGTAACAGGAGGTAGTTTCTAA
- a CDS encoding ZIP family metal transporter yields MTEVIFGSVLSALSTGAGALIILFIHHSITHRWKDVLLAFSAGIMMAASTIGLIPEALKYGGFISLFVGVWLGVGVLTLLEKNIPHIDLQHTKSGIQFDEKALLIISAITLHNIPEGLSVGVSYASSEGDTGNLIALAIGFQNAPEGLLVALFLINQQISKWKAFIIATLTGAIEIVTSLLGYLLTSYVQGLVPYGLSFAAGAMLFIIYKELIPESHGDGNERVSTYAFIMGLLLMVLIIDIY; encoded by the coding sequence ATGACTGAGGTAATATTCGGAAGTGTTCTCTCTGCCTTATCAACAGGGGCTGGGGCATTAATAATATTGTTTATCCACCATTCAATAACACATCGGTGGAAGGACGTATTATTAGCCTTTAGCGCTGGAATTATGATGGCTGCTTCTACGATCGGCCTAATTCCGGAGGCTCTCAAGTATGGAGGTTTTATTTCACTCTTTGTTGGAGTGTGGTTAGGGGTTGGTGTGCTAACTCTTCTTGAAAAAAATATTCCGCATATTGATTTGCAGCATACTAAAAGTGGCATTCAATTTGATGAAAAAGCTCTGTTAATTATTTCAGCAATCACTCTGCATAATATCCCGGAGGGCTTGTCTGTAGGTGTTAGCTATGCTTCTTCAGAAGGAGATACTGGCAATTTAATAGCACTGGCAATCGGGTTCCAAAATGCTCCTGAAGGCCTTCTTGTCGCTCTCTTTTTAATCAATCAGCAAATAAGTAAATGGAAGGCCTTCATTATTGCAACCTTAACGGGCGCTATTGAGATTGTTACTTCATTATTAGGGTATTTATTAACGTCATATGTTCAAGGCCTTGTTCCATACGGCCTTTCCTTTGCGGCAGGTGCGATGCTTTTTATCATCTATAAAGAATTAATTCCCGAAAGTCACGGAGATGGAAATGAGCGGGTATCAACCTATGCTTTTATAATGGGGCTTCTACTTATGGTTCTAATCATTGATATATATTAA
- the mtnW gene encoding 2,3-diketo-5-methylthiopentyl-1-phosphate enolase gives MTEIIATYLVHDENNPEKKAEEIALGLTVGSWTNLPELEQNQLRKHKGRVVSIEGKDWEKEGQAIIRIAYPTLNFSNDLPAILTTVFGKLSLDGKIKLLDLQFDDVLKSHFPGPRFGIEGIREKINVYDRPLVMSIFKGVLGKDIHFLAEQLKQQALGGVDLVKDDEILFENALTPFEQRITAGKQVLREVHEETGHRTLYAVNLTGRTSQLKNKAKKAAELGADLLLFNVFSYGLDVLQELREDNEIGLPLMAHPAVSGALTSSPEFGLSHSLLLGKLLRYAGADLSLFPSPYGTVALEKTAALSIASELTIEDVFKKAFPVPSAGIHPGLVSLLIRDFGIDSVINAGGGVHGHPDGARGGGLAFRQAVDANLRGLTLAEGAKQYDELKTALKLWGNAEVTV, from the coding sequence ATGACTGAAATTATTGCTACATATCTTGTACATGATGAAAATAATCCTGAAAAAAAAGCCGAGGAAATAGCCCTTGGATTAACCGTTGGTTCTTGGACCAACCTTCCTGAACTCGAACAAAACCAACTGCGTAAGCATAAGGGCAGAGTCGTTTCCATTGAGGGGAAAGATTGGGAAAAAGAGGGTCAGGCGATTATACGAATTGCTTATCCAACCCTAAATTTCTCTAATGATTTACCAGCGATTCTAACCACTGTTTTCGGAAAATTATCACTAGATGGAAAAATAAAATTACTAGATTTACAGTTTGATGATGTCTTAAAAAGTCATTTCCCTGGTCCTAGATTCGGTATCGAAGGGATTCGAGAAAAAATAAACGTTTATGATAGACCACTAGTTATGAGCATTTTTAAAGGAGTGCTTGGTAAGGATATTCACTTTTTAGCAGAGCAGTTAAAGCAACAAGCTCTAGGTGGAGTGGATTTAGTCAAGGACGATGAAATCCTATTTGAAAACGCGCTTACTCCTTTTGAGCAAAGAATAACAGCGGGGAAACAAGTCTTAAGAGAGGTCCATGAAGAAACCGGGCACAGAACCCTATATGCAGTAAACCTAACAGGAAGAACATCACAATTGAAGAATAAGGCAAAAAAGGCCGCTGAACTTGGTGCCGATTTATTATTATTTAATGTGTTCTCTTATGGATTGGATGTTCTACAAGAGTTGAGAGAGGACAATGAAATTGGGTTGCCGTTAATGGCTCATCCTGCTGTTAGCGGGGCATTGACCTCTTCGCCGGAATTTGGCCTTTCCCATTCCTTGCTTCTCGGGAAGTTGCTTCGTTATGCAGGTGCTGATTTATCCCTTTTCCCATCACCATACGGAACGGTTGCGCTAGAGAAAACTGCGGCCCTTTCAATTGCAAGTGAATTGACAATAGAGGATGTTTTTAAAAAGGCATTTCCAGTACCATCAGCAGGAATTCATCCTGGATTGGTTTCCTTGTTAATCCGTGATTTTGGTATTGACTCAGTGATAAATGCAGGTGGCGGCGTTCATGGTCATCCAGATGGTGCTCGTGGGGGAGGTCTTGCCTTCCGCCAAGCTGTTGATGCAAATCTGCGAGGATTGACATTAGCAGAAGGGGCTAAACAGTATGATGAACTAAAAACTGCGCTAAAGCTATGGGGAAATGCTGAGGTGACGGTATAG
- a CDS encoding thiamine pyrophosphate-dependent enzyme, producing MAIMEDKLTTQAMAEQISTFESGNEMAAMAAAQINYHIMGYFPITPSTEVAQFLDQMKTRGEHDIKLIPADGEHGSAGICYGAAATGARVFNATSANGLLYMIEQLPVQSGTRFPMVMNLVTRSVSGPLDIRGDHSDLYYALNTGWVILTAKTPQAVYDMNIMALKIAEHSKVRLPVIVAYDGFFTSHQKRRVEYFKDRRVVQQFVGDCPTDYNFARDPKKPVTIGAHMSGDDFINNHFQQSEAMYNAGAVFKEVAAEYAKLSGREYPVLDLYKMEGAEVALFLLNSAAESAKDVVDQLRAKGIKAGVISPNIIRPFPAREIREALKNVKSLLIGERADSYGANGPNLTHEVKSALQDDRNNQTIVLSRVFGLGGKDFYASDAEKFFEMAIEAKIKGYAEKPFDYYGHIPGNPEKILKPVILPQHGDVYKSGLIDVKMDEETNKLKVKIPPLRALTGKPKRIASGHGACPGCGIFAGLELFFKGIEGDIVTLFQTGCAYVTTTAYPHTSHKQTMIHNLFQNGAATLSGTVEAFMELKRRGEIQVSDDATFVMITGDGGMDIGMGSAIGTALRGHKLIMLEYDNEGYMNTGSQMSYSTPIGHMTSTSGVGKMQRGKAFHHKDTAQIMASTNIPYVFTGSEAFPQDLIKKGAKAQWYAQNVGTVYGKLLITCPLNWKSDDRYGTTIVEAAVNSCFYPLYEVEQGVTTITYNPEEKNKRIPLAEWLKYMGKTKHLLKDENKPILEEFEDEVEKRWQRLKAKHENPLL from the coding sequence ATGGCAATTATGGAGGATAAATTAACAACACAAGCGATGGCTGAGCAAATCTCAACGTTTGAATCAGGTAACGAAATGGCAGCAATGGCTGCTGCCCAAATCAATTATCATATCATGGGCTATTTCCCAATAACACCCTCTACTGAGGTGGCTCAATTCCTAGATCAAATGAAAACACGGGGTGAGCATGATATTAAGTTAATTCCTGCAGATGGTGAGCATGGTTCTGCCGGGATTTGTTATGGTGCAGCTGCAACAGGTGCACGCGTATTTAATGCTACGAGTGCGAATGGTTTACTCTACATGATTGAACAGCTTCCCGTACAATCAGGAACACGTTTCCCAATGGTAATGAACTTAGTTACACGCTCAGTTAGCGGACCGTTAGATATCCGTGGAGACCATTCAGACCTTTACTATGCATTAAACACTGGATGGGTTATTTTAACTGCCAAAACACCTCAAGCAGTATATGATATGAATATCATGGCATTAAAAATTGCTGAACATTCTAAGGTACGCTTACCGGTTATTGTTGCATATGATGGATTTTTCACTTCCCATCAAAAGCGCAGGGTAGAATACTTCAAGGATCGCCGCGTTGTTCAACAATTTGTTGGTGATTGTCCAACTGATTATAATTTTGCCAGAGATCCAAAAAAACCGGTTACTATTGGGGCACATATGAGCGGTGATGACTTTATCAATAATCACTTCCAACAATCCGAAGCTATGTATAATGCCGGAGCGGTATTTAAAGAAGTGGCAGCAGAGTATGCAAAATTATCTGGAAGGGAATACCCTGTTCTTGATTTATATAAAATGGAAGGTGCAGAAGTGGCTCTCTTCCTATTAAATTCTGCAGCAGAATCAGCTAAAGATGTAGTGGACCAGCTCCGTGCCAAGGGAATTAAAGCCGGGGTCATCAGTCCGAATATTATTCGTCCGTTCCCTGCCAGGGAGATTCGAGAAGCGCTAAAAAATGTAAAATCCTTGCTAATTGGTGAACGGGCAGATTCTTATGGAGCCAATGGCCCTAACTTAACGCATGAAGTTAAGTCGGCTTTACAGGATGACCGTAATAACCAAACTATTGTACTAAGCCGTGTTTTCGGCCTTGGTGGAAAAGATTTCTATGCAAGTGATGCTGAGAAGTTTTTTGAAATGGCTATTGAAGCAAAGATCAAAGGCTATGCCGAGAAACCATTTGATTACTATGGCCATATCCCAGGTAACCCTGAGAAAATACTAAAGCCAGTTATTTTACCGCAACATGGTGATGTATATAAATCAGGATTAATTGATGTGAAAATGGATGAGGAAACGAATAAGTTAAAGGTGAAAATCCCGCCGCTTCGTGCCCTTACTGGTAAACCAAAGAGGATTGCCTCAGGTCATGGTGCTTGTCCCGGATGTGGCATATTTGCTGGTCTGGAGCTGTTCTTTAAAGGCATTGAAGGAGATATTGTTACATTATTCCAAACAGGTTGTGCTTATGTGACAACAACAGCTTATCCGCATACTTCACATAAGCAAACAATGATTCATAACTTATTCCAAAATGGTGCAGCAACCCTATCGGGTACAGTTGAGGCATTTATGGAACTAAAGCGGCGCGGTGAAATCCAAGTATCTGATGATGCAACGTTTGTTATGATTACCGGAGATGGCGGTATGGATATCGGTATGGGTTCAGCAATTGGTACGGCACTTCGCGGCCATAAGCTAATAATGCTTGAATATGATAATGAAGGGTACATGAATACTGGTTCGCAAATGTCGTATTCCACACCGATTGGTCATATGACAAGTACATCTGGAGTCGGAAAAATGCAAAGAGGAAAGGCGTTCCATCATAAGGATACAGCGCAAATTATGGCATCAACTAATATTCCTTATGTGTTTACAGGCTCAGAAGCTTTCCCTCAAGACCTTATTAAAAAAGGGGCAAAAGCTCAGTGGTACGCACAGAATGTAGGAACTGTATATGGAAAGCTTCTAATTACTTGCCCGCTAAACTGGAAATCAGATGATCGATACGGTACCACAATTGTTGAAGCAGCTGTAAATTCATGTTTCTACCCACTTTACGAAGTAGAACAAGGGGTTACAACAATCACTTACAATCCGGAGGAAAAGAACAAACGGATACCATTGGCAGAGTGGTTGAAATATATGGGCAAAACAAAACACTTATTAAAAGATGAAAATAAACCTATTTTAGAAGAGTTTGAGGATGAAGTTGAAAAAAGATGGCAGCGATTAAAGGCTAAACATGAGAATCCACTTCTATAA